The nucleotide sequence GTTGTCGGTCGCCGTCGGGGTTTCCGGGGAGCCCGCCCGCTCCGGGCGGTCCGGCTTGATCCCTCCGCGGGCGGGCTCCCCGGAAACCCTGACCACCACGGCCGCCGTCCGCTCGTCGCCCTTCCTGTCGGCCTCCGCCGGGTCGCTTGCCACCGCGCCGGTTCCACTGGCCGAGCGGGTACGCCTCATCGCGGTCGAAAAGGCACCCCGACCTGCCGATCTGCCGGCGGAGATCGAGTGGGTGGACGAGATCCCCCAGGGCGTCACGGGCCTGCTGGTGGCCACCGAGTGGCTGGACAACGTTCCGCTGGACCTGGCCGTGTGTACCCCCGAGGGCTGGCGGTACCTGCTGGTGGACCCGGCGACGGGCGAGGAGTCGACGGGTGAACCGGTGTGCGACGAGGACGCCGAGTGGCTGGACCGGTGGTGGTCTTCTGCGGTCCCGGACGCGACCGGGCTGACCACCGAGGGGTTCCGGGCGGCCCGGCCGGCGGAGGGATCAAGCCTGACCGCCCGGAGCCGGTCGGGCCGCCCGGAACCCCCCACCGGCGCAAGAGCCGAGATCGGCCGGACCCGCGACGACGCCTGGGCGGAGGCGGTGGGACACCTCGACCGGGGGCTGGCGTTGGCCGTGGACTACGGGCACCTGCGGGGCGGCCGGCCGGTCGGCGGGACGTTGACCGGGTATCGGGGCGGGCGGCAG is from Micromonospora terminaliae and encodes:
- a CDS encoding SAM-dependent methyltransferase; protein product: MSTALYGPDGFFVSGPGPLAHFRTSVHASPVFASCLLRLLSALDATLGHPARLDVVDVGAGRGELLRSLSVAVGVSGEPARSGRSGLIPPRAGSPETLTTTAAVRSSPFLSASAGSLATAPVPLAERVRLIAVEKAPRPADLPAEIEWVDEIPQGVTGLLVATEWLDNVPLDLAVCTPEGWRYLLVDPATGEESTGEPVCDEDAEWLDRWWSSAVPDATGLTTEGFRAARPAEGSSLTARSRSGRPEPPTGARAEIGRTRDDAWAEAVGHLDRGLALAVDYGHLRGGRPVGGTLTGYRGGRQVAPVPDGSCDVTAHVAMDSVASAGERVARCAYTLVSQREALRALGADGGRPPLSLASRDPAGYVRALAAASAVAELTDPAGLGGHWWLLQPVDVGS